One Spinacia oleracea cultivar Varoflay chromosome 4, BTI_SOV_V1, whole genome shotgun sequence DNA segment encodes these proteins:
- the LOC110790172 gene encoding uncharacterized protein yields MVQQNNCWVPITPETPEKPRSSIVNFSYGTSTTRYEPGRNLPCTEFLAGPANGASVIEESMENLVGWANGASVIGASTENLAGWANDPTVIGASSENLAGWANFASVIGVTTESLVDLVNGASAIGASMADNFTGWANGGASVIGASTENLAGWANGGGSVIGASTENLAGWANGGGSVIGANQFEFQSDPSASIAQEPLLREEKKSKNKRQKVAMDLNKKPGEKRKFKYFWPKIDDSRAQTPKPKTPKQVTPKVKTPKQVTPKPKTPKTPKTPKPKTPKPVKKKVTKKDFDVSEILESILPETEEANISEILENVLPEASSCKRALNFKDISFVEDGGVKVVEKQSFNDLSCNGGNQNEKSEKDKSQRTLKVYRRRNNSKCLNECRKIGNNFLDRCKKKRKGRSNLITKGSRMMLLPMQLKIDRDSFDCIFSLLFSRMKFRKRKRSAKKLAPVSDVVKQPGDLHTISCCSPPDHINIPHLHKTSFERDEVLVNLDQGEIGSDRSLRLAICSVLQSKESETNSPCSTSESEKSKTKLAKEKPPKGPTKRQEKKKIRQEKKKIKSCLKKLKAWNGKSMEQIIDPLVEYFESLSFYEDLDSIERLSIMVKGENNLALVAQQPNKEADGTEKPFEETEEFCEEREILQAKMNRFYMVMTNLQGPKDFVKWNGSVLDSVVGVFLTQNVSDVLSSNAYMEVASRYPIKPQTNEDEDCGIDSDISSSQGSTGSTSCSTNGPIIEYPEEEVEEKEETKAREKEYDTALKDMIASLPNLPGPGKEKKGEDAEKFDWEPVRLYFLGKSTERSPDTQDSVDWEAVRKAPVKDIAKAIEQRGQHRIIAGKIQRTLNRLVDKHGTMDLEWLRQAPFEVAKAYLLSFYGLGMKSVECLRLLTLGHDAFPVDVNISRIAVRLGWIPLGTLPKDTPFHLLEKYPLEDAIQEYLWSRICNMERKKLYKIHYQLITFGKIFCTKKNPNCRACPFKNECKYYQSVVESTRMKHPRLTWTQNKEILRLKKGSKKNKNIQNPFDVKKESLFLASSSNSSPDMSISFPMLNRTFSQKRDCSPIIEFPASPKRVEEPELPEIEDSLLNNTNEADEEIIEVDIGTQEFKQTFKDQNEKESVTLPHSDDLSRALAIISQDDYIPLPKHINPIRLRTEHQVYELPHNHLLLKDFEPQRGGIPYLLAIWTTPDSDEKHGNTLESVKGTFLIPVRTAMKESFPLNGTYFQVNEVFADYQTSECPIDVPTSWIWMQQRRTLYCGYGTSSICKGLTTAEIQRCCWEGYVCTRAFDRKSRAPKPLSSRFHNRPQVKGKSQEEEEE; encoded by the exons ATGGTACAACAAAACAATTGCTGGGTGCCAATAACCCCAGAAACCCCAGAAAAGCCGCGTTCGAGTATCGTTAATTTTAGCTATGGGACTTCAACCACCCGGTACGAACCCGGTCGTAATCTTCCTTGTACGGAGTTTCTTGCTGGTCCGGCTAATGGTGCATCCGTAATTGAGGAAAGTATGGAGAATCTTGTCGGATGGGCTAATGGTGCATCCGTAATTGGGGCGAGTACAGAGAATCTTGCAGGCTGGGCTAATGATCCAACTGTAATTGGAGCGAGTTCGGAGAATCTTGCCGGCTGGGCTAATTTTGCAAGTGTAATTGGAGTGACTACGGAGAGTCTTGTTGACTTGGTTAATGGTGCAAGTGCAATTGGGGCGAGTATGGCAGATAATTTTACCGGCTGGGCTAATGGTGGTGCAAGTGTAATTGGAGCGAGTACGGAGAATCTTGCTGGCTGGGCTAATGGTGGTGGAAGTGTAATTGGAGCGAGTACTGAGAATCTTGCTGGCTGGGCTAATGGTGGTGGAAGTGTAATTGGAGCGAAtcaatttgaatttcaaagTGATCCTAGCGCAAGCATTGCTCAGGAGCCTCTTCTTC GTGAGGAGAagaaatcaaaaaataaaagacAAAAAGTCGCAATGGATTTGAACAAGAAGCCTGGGGAGAAACGGAAATTCAAatatttttggccaaaaattgaTGATTCAAGGGCGCAGACCCCTAAGCCTAAAACTCCCAAGCAAGTGACACCCAAGGTTAAAACTCCCAAACAAGTGACTCCTAAGCCTAAAACTCCTAAAACTCCTAAAACTCCTAAGCCTAAAACTCCAAAGCCGGTAAAGAAGAAAGTGACGAAGAAAGATTTTGACGTATCTGAAATACTTGAAAGTATTCTTCCTGAAACAGAAGAGGCTAACATAtctgaaatacttgaaaatgtTCTTCCTGAAGCTTCAAGCTGCAAAAGGGCCTTAAATTTTAAGGACATTAGTTTTGTTGAGGATGGAGGTGTCAAAGTTGTTGAAAAGCAAAGTTTTAATGATTTATCTTGTAATGGTGGTAATCAGAATGAAAAGtcggagaaagataagagtcaACGAACTTTGAAAGTCTATCGAAGGAGGAACAATAGTAAATGTCTGAATGAATGTAGAAAAATCGGGAATAATTTTCTTGATAggtgtaagaaaaaaagaaaagggaggagTAACTTAATCACCAAGGGTAGTAGAATGATGTTATTACCAATGCAACTGAAGATCGATCGAGATTCATTTGATTGTATTTttagtttattattttcacGAATGAAGTTCAGGAAGAGAAAGAGATCGGCAAAGAAATTGGCACCGGTTAGCGATGTTGTGAAACAACCGGGTGACTTACACACAATATCTTGTTGCTCTCCTCCCGACCATATAAACATTCCACATTTACACAAAACAa GCTTTGAGAGAGATGAGGTGCTTGTAAATTTGGACCAAGGTGAAATTGGAAGTGATAGAAGTTTACGACTTGCTATTTGTTCGGTTTTACAAAGTAAAGAAAGTGAAACAAATTCTCCTTGCTCGACTTCAGAAAgtgaaaaaagtaaaacaaagtTAGCGAAGGAGAAGCCGCCAAAGGGTCCTACTAAACGCCAAGAGAAGAAAAAGATACGCCAGGAGAAGAAAAAGATTAAGAGTTGTTTGAAGAAGCTTAAAG CTTGGAATGGGAAATCAATGGAGCAGATTATAGACCCCCTTGTTGAATACTTTGAATCTTTGTCATTTTATGAAGACCTAGACTCAATTGAAAGACTGAGTATAATGGTAAAGGGAGAAAATAATTTAGCCCTTGTTGctcaacaaccaaacaaagaagcGGATGGTACTGAAAAACCATTTGAAGAGACCGAAGAATTCTGTGAAGAAAGGGAAATTCTACAAGCAAAGATGAATAGATTCTATATGGTAATGACCAATTTGCAAG GGCCTAAGGATTTTGTCAAGTGGAATGGTTCTGTTTTAGACTCGGTCGTTGGAGTCTTTCTTACGCAGAATGTATCAGATGTCCTCTCAAG TAATGCGTATATGGAAGTGGCATCACGATATCCTATTAAACCACAAACCAATGAAGATGAGGATTGTGGTATAGATTCAGATATCTCAAGCAGCCAAGGGAGTACTGGGAGCACTTCATGCAGTACGAATGGCCCGATCATCGAGTATCCtgaagaagaagtagaagaaaaagaagaaaccaAAGCAAGAGAGAAAGAATATGATACTGCTTTGAAGGATATGATAGCGTCCTTGCCTAATTTACCGGGACcgggaaaagaaaagaaaggcgAAGATGCAGAAAAGTTCGATTGGGAACCCGTACGACTTTATTTTCTAGGGAAGAGTACTGAAAGGAGTCCAGACACCCAAGATTCTGTAGATTGGGAAGCAGTAAGGAAAGCACCAGTTAAGGACATTGCTAAAGCCATTGAGCAAAGGGGCCAACATCGGATTATTGCTGGAAAAATACAG AGAACTCTTAACCGACTAGTCGATAAACATGGAACTATGGATCTTGAATGGCTACGTCAAGCCCCATTTGAAGTAGCAAA GGCATATTTACTAAGCTTCTATGGACTTGGCATGAAAAGCGTTGAATGCTTACGACTCTTAACTCTTGGCCATGATGCCTTTCCC GTTGATGTAAATATTAGTCGAATTGCGGTACGTTTAGGTTGGATTCCCCTCGGAACATTGCCTAAAGATACTCCCTTTCATCTTCTTGAAAA GTACCCGTTAGAAGACGCTATTCAGGAGTATCTTTGGTCCAGAATATGCAATATGGAGCGGAAAAAATT GTATAAAATTCATTATCAGTTGATCACATTCGGAAAG ATTTTTTGCACGAAGAAAAATCCCAATTGTAGAGCATGTCCATTCAAGAACGAATGCAAATACTATCAAAGTGTTGTAGAGAG TACAAGAATGAAACATCCTCGGTTGACGTGGACTCAAAATAAAGAGATATTAAGGTTGAAGAAGGGTTCTAAAAAGAATAAGAACATCCAAAATCCATTTGACGTCAAGAAAGAGTCTTTGTTTTTAGCATCCAGTTCTAATTCATCACCAGACATGTCAATATCTTTCCCGATGTTAAATCGGACCTTCTCTCAAAAACGTGATTGTAGCCCTATCATTGAGTTTCCTGCCTCTCCAAAGAGGGTTGAAGAACCCGAGCTACCTGAGATTGAAGATTCATTATTAAACAATACTAATGAGGCCGATGAGGAAATTATAGAAGTTGATATTGGTACTCAAGAGTTCAAGCAAACATTCAAGGATCAAAatgaaaaggaaagtgtaacactACCTCATAGTGATGATTTGTCAAGAGCTTTGGCTATCATATCTCAAGACGATTATATTCCTCTACCAAAGCACATTAATCCTATTCGATTGAGGACAGAACATCAAGT GTACGAGTTGCCGCATAATCATCTTCTTTTGAAAGAT TTTGAGCCACAACGAGGGGGAATACCCTATCTTCTCGCCATATGGACGACACCAG ATTCAGATGAAAAGCATGGTAATACTCTGGAATCCGTCAAAGGAACATTTTTG ATACCTGTTCGAACAGCAATGAAGGAATCCTTTCCACTCAATGGTACCTATTTTCAAGTTAATGAG GTTTTTGCTGATTATCAAACTAGTGAATGTCCAATTGATGTTCCTACAAGTTGGATATGGATGCAACAGAGACGAACTTTATATTGTGGGTATGGCACATCGTCAATATGTAAAG GTTTAACTACGGCGGAAATTCAACGTTGTTGTTGGGAAG GTTATGTATGTACAAGGGCTTTTGATCGTAAAAGCCGTGCACCAAAGCCACTATCGTCTAGATTCCATAACCGTCCTCAAGTGAAGGGAAAGTCgcaagaggaagaggaagaataG
- the LOC110790173 gene encoding protein TIC 100, producing the protein MADDSDDQPPQNEQPQQQEEDEDSVTESEPDSDTESESDSDSDLDDNGDIKPPKKPKVYYRRAGEYDDIEEGDYSAEANIKRFARAYASRRYKQKLEDEEDRIEYEDDKFNFPRDRENWREEDLKELWADAPPDMTKPGWDPAWADDEDWKVVKREVEQGRDPPIAPFYLPYRKYYPAVPNNHYDIKNPKAVIEELDRIEEFMRWVSYIFADGSSYEGTVWDDLAHGKGVYVAEQGLVRYEGEWLQNNMEGHGVVEVEIPDIEPIPGSKLEAEMRAEGKIIKRDFMNPEDRKWLEMDIEDSVRLTNGNYEIPFYENDEWIRQYGERPEKGRYRYAGQWKHGRMHGCGVYEVNERPIFGRFYFGEKLEDDTGCDPEISTMHAGIAEVAAAKARMFINKPDGMVREERGPYGDPQHPYFYEEEDAWQAPGFVNQFYEVPDYWKTYVNEVDQEREMWLNSFYKAPLRLPMPAELEYWWERDLPPEFVLLNKEPEPDPNDPSKLIYTEDPVIMHTPTGRIINYIEDEEHGVRLFWQPPPGEGEDVDPTKVKFLPLGFDEFYGREKVVKKEGIWMRLLSSIENSCKPWFEKLEKWTEEQKEASEIRKKLLEQELELVEAELSLEEALEDMEEALKQQEKEAEEKVDMDPEEEDASVSLSSPVEQEEKKSPKEEIKDEDGVEEEEEEEEEEDEDDDLAPSSFGSVTDPKEKKTGSGRSPFSTLSFAPTGLLSTVPSMVAKSFSVWKKERSPVKVGQALCSSSKGIMEHSHLVTFRQAFPENMILRTKGQAEQRHRVKRGRKLFAASQTSSSQAMYSKKGRKSWELHWLCAPPERNSDRILSLHIPLECLDTHNGVGQCSAS; encoded by the exons ATGGCGGATGATTCCGACGACCAACCCCCTCAAAATGAGCAACCCCAACAACAAGAAGAAGACGAAGACTCCGTCACTGAGTCCGAACCCGATTCCGACACCGAGTCTGAGTCCGATTCCGACTCAGACCTCGACGACAACGGCGACATCAAACCTCCAAAGAAACCCAAAGTATACTACAGACGCGCCGGCGAGTATGACGACATAGAGGAAGGTGACTACTCGGCCGAAGCGAACATCAAACGCTTCGCCCGCGCCTATGCCTCCCGCCGGTACAAGCAAAAGTTGGAAGATGAAGAGGATAGAATTGAGTATGAAGATGAcaagttcaatttcccaagagaCAGGGAGAATTGGAGGGAAGAAGACCTTAAGGAGCTCTGGGCTGATGCCCCTCCTGACATGACAAAGCCTGGTTGGGACCCGGCTTGGGCTGATGATGAAGATTGGAAAGTTGTTAAGAGAGAGGTTGAACAAGGCCGTGACCCTCCAATTGCGCCGTTTTACTTGCCGTATCGGAAGTATTATCCTGCTGTTCCTAATAATCATTATGATATCAAAAACCCCAAGGCAGTTATTGAGGAATTGGATCGTATTGAGGAGTTTATGAGATGGGTTAGCTATATTTTTGCCGATGGAAGCTC GTATGAAGGCACTGTGTGGGATGACTTGGCTCATGGAAAAGGTGTCTATGTTGCTGAGCAAGGTCTTGTCAG GTATGAGGGAGAATGGCTTCAGAACAACATGGAAGGACACGGTGTTGTTGAAGTTGAGATACCTGATATAGAACCTATCCCAGGTTCCAA ACTTGAAGCAGAAATGCGTGCTGAAGGGAAAATCATAAAGAGAGATTTCATGAACCCAGAGGATAGGAAATGGCTGGAGATGGATATTGAAGACAGCGTTCGTCTCACTAATGGGAATTATGAAATCCCTTTCTACGAGAACGATGAGTGGATACGACAATATGGAGAGAGGCC GGAAAAAGGCCGGTACCGTTACGCTGGTCAGTGGAAGCATGGAAGAATGCATGGTTGTGGTGTGTATGAAGTGAATGAAAGGCCCATCTTT GGCCGGTTCTACTTTGGTGAGAAACTGGAGGATGATACTGGTTGCGATCCAGAAATTTCCACG ATGCACGCAGGCATAGCCGAAGTTGCTGCAGCCAAGGCTCGAATGTTCATTAATAAGCCTGATGGAA TGGTTAGAGAAGAGAGGGGTCCATATGGTGATCCGCAGCATCCCTATTTTTATGAGGAAGAAGATGCGTGGCAAGCTCCAGGTTTCGTCAACCAGTTTTATGAA GTTCCTGATTACTGGAAAACTTATGTGAATGAAGTAgatcaagaaagggaaatgtGGTTAAACTCCTTCTATAAAGCACCATTAAGACTCCCAATGCCAGCAGAGCTTGAATACTGGTGGGAAAGAG ATCTACCCCCAGAATTTGTTCTTCTAAACAAGGAGCCAGAACCTGACCCTAATGATCCATCTAAGCTCATTTATACTGAGGACCCTGTCATAATGCACACACCAACGGGGCGAATAATTAATTACATCGAGGATGAAGAACATGGCGTTCGCTTGTTTTGGCAACCACCTCCGGGAGAGGGTGAAGATGTTGACCCAACAAAGGTCAAGTTCTTGCCTCTTGGGTTTGATGAATTTTATGGACGAGAAAAAGTGGTGAAGAAAGAGGGTATTTGGATGCGTTTACTATCTTCAATAGAGAATTCTTGTAAACCCTGGTTTGAGAAACTAGAAAAATGGACTGAAGAGCAGAAGGAAGCCAGTGAAATTAGAAAGAAGCTCTTAGAGCAGGAGCTTGAACTGGTAGAGGCTGAACTGAGCTTGGAAGAGGCCCTTGAAGACATGGAAGAAGCGTTGAAACAACAAGAGAAGGAGGCAGAGGAGAAAGTTGACATGGATCCCGAGGAAGAAGATGCGTCAGTTTCTCTTTCTTCACCTGTTGAAcaggaagaaaaaaaatcaccaaaggAGGAGATTAAAGATGAGGATGGGgttgaagaggaagaggaagaggaagaagaagaggatgaggatgatgatTTAGCTCCATCAAGTTTTGGTTCTGTTACAGATCCAAAGGAGAAGAAAACTGGTTCTGGGAGGTCTCCATTCTCTACACTTTCATTTGCTCCGACTGGTTTGCTTTCAACG GTACCATCAATGGTTGCGAAATCTTTTTCAGTATGGAAGAAGGAAAGATCTCCAGTGAAAGTTGGACAGGCATTATGTAGCAGTTCTAAGGGTATTATGGAACATTCTCATTTGGTTACTTTTCGCCAAGCATTTCCAGAAAATATGATCTTAAGAACAAAAGGTCAGGCTGAACAGAGGCACCGGGTGAAACGAGGTAGAAAATTGTTTGCTGCATCCCAAACATCCTCCTCTCAGGCTATGTACTCCAAAAAAGGGCGTAAATCTTGGGAGCTTCATTGGTTATGTGCACCACCCGAGAGAAATTCGGACAGGATATTATCCTTGCACATACCACTTGAATGCTTGGATACACACAATGGAGTTGGACAGTGCTCTGCATCATAA
- the LOC110790174 gene encoding pentatricopeptide repeat-containing protein At4g13650, whose amino-acid sequence MVSITTALRCSCSVSLLNFFHFQSQFGKLARLSSSAICHSFVELNGQDNSFRASEINQQDNSYRPNSQTYMWLLEGWLNSGSGSLIDCRKLHGLILKSGFIEEIELCGRLLDFYLVNDRLWDAHQLFDEMLERGISVCVSSWNTILSGLAGKKLSREALGLFSRMLRENVDPDELTFSNVLRAFGGGAGEKNDICCIQQIHAKIIQYGFDGSRFVCNPLINMYSKNGMIDSAKYVFDNVGEKDNVSWVAMISGLSQNGREEQSIRLFCDEMHTHGVLPTPYALSSLLSACSKTEMFEVGQELHGLIYKWGFASDVFVCNALVTLYSRWGDMVSADNIFETMKHKDRVSYNSLISGLAQKGLSDQALHLLQKMQRDFLKPDCVTVASLVSACATIGALDKGRQLHSYVLKAGFCSDMLIEGSLLDLYVKCSDIQTAHKYFLTTKRENVVLWNVMLVAYGQVGNLSEAYHIFTQMQMKGLEPNQYTYPSMLRTCTSLGAPDLGEQIHTQVIKTGFQFNEYVCSVLIDMYAKQGFLDPAEKIFRRLTENDVVSWTAMIAGYGQHEMYVHALKLFEEMLCRGIQVDNIGLSNAISACAGIQALYQGRQIHAQSCILGYSDDLSIRNALVSLYARCGRLQDAYQAFEKIDEKDIISWNSLISGFSQSGHFEDAFRIYTRMNEAGIEADLFSYTSSISAAANIANVTQGKQIQAKLFKTGYNLETEASNALITLYAKCGCLDDARKVLSEMIDRNDVTWNAIITGYSQHGCGEEVLEIFDEMKRVGVAPNHVTFVGVLSACSHVGLVEQGLSYFESMTKEYNLLPKIEHYVCVVDILSRAGYLSRAKKFIEDMQFEPDARIWRSLLSACIVHKNKEIGEFAAGHLLELEPNDSATYALMSNMYAVTKNFSCMNESRKLMKERGVKKEPGRSWIEVKNTIHAFYAGDNLHPLAKKISDFLVELDESVADIGYIQDQYSLLVDKEKNQTVNIHSERLAIAFGLISSSSSSVPLRVMKNLRVCIDCHNWIKCVSKISNRTIIVRDAYRFHHFEGGSCSCRDYW is encoded by the exons ATGGTGTCTATCACAACGGCTCTGCGCTGTTCATGCTCCGTTTCCTTGCTTAATTTCTTCCATTTCCAG AGTCAATTCGGGAAACTAGCTAGATTAAGCAGCTCTGCAATCTGTCATTCTTTTGTTGAACTTAATGGACAAGATAATAGTTTCCGAGCCTCGGAAATTAATCAACAAGATAACAGTTATCGTCCTAATTCTCAAACTTATATGTGGCTCTTGGAAGGATGGCTAAATTCAGGTTCTGGGTCGTTAATTGATTGCAGAAAGCTTCATGGGCTTATACTGAAATCGGGCTTTATTGAGGAAATTGAACTGTGTGGCCGACTTTTGGATTTTTATCTTGTCAATGATCGCTTATGGGATGCACACCAGCTGTTCGATGAAATGCTTGAAAGAGGTATCAGTGTATGTGTTTCTTCATGGAATACGATTCTTTCTGGACTTGCAGGAAAGAAATTGTCAAGGGAAGCACTGGGTTTGTTTTCGCGTATGCTGAGGGAAAATGTGGATCCTGATGAGTTGACGTTTAGTAATGTGTTGAGGGCATTTGGTGGAGGTGCAGGGGAAAAGAATGATATTTGTTGTATTCAGCAGATTCATGCTAAGATTATTCAATATGGTTTTGATGGTAGTCGTTTTGTGTGTAATCCATTGATCAACATGTACTCAAAGAATGGAATGATAGATTCTGCAAAATATGTGTTTGATAATGTAGGTGAGAAGGATAATGTATCCTGGGTTGCTATGATATCTGGTTTATCTCAGAACGGAAGGGAGGAACAATCTATTCGCCTATTTTGTGATGAGATGCACACACATGGTGTATTACCCACACCTTATGCTTTATCAAGTCTTTTAAGTGCCTGCAGTAAGACAGAGATGTTTGAGGTCGGTCAGGAGCTTCATGGCCTTATTTATAAATGGGGTTTTGCTTctgatgtttttgtttgcaatgCACTTGTGACACTTTATTCTCGTTGGGGAGACATGGTATCTGCTGACAACATTTTTGAGACGATGAAGCACAAAGACAGAGTATCGTATAATTCCCTTATTTCAGGGCTTGCTCAGAAGGGACTTAGTGATCAAGCTCTTCATTTGCTACAGAAGATGCAGCGTGATTTTCTGAAACCTGACTGTGTTACAGTGGCAAGCCTTGTAAGTGCATGTGCTACCATTGGAGCTCTTGATAAAGGAAGACAGCTTCATTCATATGTGCTCAAGGCAGGATTCTGCTCTGATATGCTAATTGAAGGCTCTCTGCTTGACCTTTATGTCAAATGCTCTGATATCCAAACTGCACATAAGTATTTCCTTACAACTAAAAGAGAAAATGTAGTCCTGTGGAATGTAATGCTTGTAGCTTATGGGCAGGTCGGAAATCTAAGTGAAGCATATCACATATTTACACAAATGCAGATGAAAGGCCTGGAACCCAATCAGTATACATATCCAAGCATGCTTAGAACTTGTACTTCTCTGGGAGCACCAGATTTGGGGGAACAAATCCACACCCAAGTCATTAAAACAGGATTTCAGTTTAATGAATATGTTTGCAGCGTGCTTATAGATATGTATGCTAAGCAAGGATTCCTGGATCCTGCTGAAAAGATTTTCAGGAGACTCACTGAAAATGATGTGGTCTCTTGGACAGCTATGATTGCTGGATATGGGCAGCATGAGATGTATGTTCATGCTCTTAAGCTTTTTGAAGAGATGCTATGCCGTGGGATCCAAGTCGATAATATAGGATTATCAAATGCAATCAGCGCATGTGCAGGCATTCAGGCACTCTACCAAGGTCGGCAAATTCATGCTCAGTCATGCATTCTTGGTTACTCAGATGATCTTTCAATCCGGAATGCTCTTGTGAGCCTTTATGCTAGATGTGGAAGACTTCAAGACGCTTATCAGGCATTTGAGAAAATTGATGAGAAAGATATCATATCATGGAATTCATTAATTTCAGGTTTTTCACAAAGTGGACATTTTGAAGATGCATTTAGGATATACACTCGGATGAATGAAGCAGGTATAGAAGCTGATCTGTTTTCTTACACCTCCTCAATAAGTGCTGCTGCTAATATAGCAAATGTTACACAAGGGAAGCAGATACAAGCTAAGTTATTTAAAACTGGATACAACTTGGAAACTGAGGCATCGAATGCTTTAATCACTCTCTATGCAAAGTGTGGGTGTCTAGATGATGCCAGGAAAGTTCTCTCTGAAATGATTGACAGAAATGACGTTACCTGGAATGCAATTATTACAGGATATTCACAGCATGGTTGTGGGGAAGAAGTCCTAGAAATCTTTGATGAGATGAAAAGAGTTGGTGTGGCACCAAACCATGTCACATTTGTGGGAGTATTATCAGCATGCAGCCATGTAGGGTTAGTAGAACAGGGACTGAGTTACTTCGAGTCCATGACCAAAGAATACAATTTGTTGCCCAAAATAGAACATTATGTTTGTGTTGTTGATATTCTTAGTCGGGCTGGTTATCTAAGCCGTGCTAAAAAGTTTATAGAAGATATGCAATTTGAACCGGATGCAAGGATTTGGAGAAGTCTTTTGAGTGCTTGTATTGTTCACAAGAACAAAGAAATTGGAGAGTTTGCTGCTGGCCATTTGTTAGAGTTAGAACCCAATGACTCTGCAACCTATGCTCTCATGTCAAATATGTATGCAGTGACAAAGAATTTCTCCTGCATGAATGAATCCAGAAAATTGATGAAAGAAAGAGGTGTAAAGAAGGAGCCAGGTCGTAGCTGGATCGAAGTTAAAAATACCATTCATGCCTTTTATGCTGGTGATAATCTTCATCCTTTGGCAAAGAAGATATCTGATTTCTTGGTAGAATTGGATGAGAGTGTAGCTGATATTGGTTACATTCAAGATCAGTACAGCCTTCTGGTTGATAAAGAGAAGAATCAGACAGTAAATATTCATAGTGAAAGACTTGCTATTGCTTTTGGACTGATAAGCTCATCATCAAGCTCAGTCCCTCTCCGTGTAATGAAAAATCTCCGTGTATGTATTGATTGCCATAATTGGATCAAGTGTGTATCTAAGATCTCAAACCGGACAATTATCGTGAGAGATGCATATAGATTTCATCATTTTGAGGGTGGTTCATGTTCATGTAGGGATTATTGGTAA